CtggccccaggacctttgcatatACCATCCTGagctcccagcccctgcccacgTCCTCTACTTTAATGAACATCCCGATCTTCCTCAGCTGTACTTAAACTGAGCGTGCTCCCTTGGTTTCTTCCACTGACCCACTGGCATGTGAGCCCCAAGGGGACTCGCCTTACTGGTCCTCGCACCACCAAGCACAGCAGACAGTGCAGAGTGCGTGTGCAAGAAACACATGCTGAGTGAGCAGGACCCCAAAGCACTGTTTCCGGGCCTGGACGGTCTCTGACCTCAGCCGGCAGACAAACGGGAAATGCTGGGAAGTGGATGCAGACTCTGCAGCCCCGCACGGGTCCCTCTGTGCCCCCCTCCCGGCTGCTCGGACCCCAGCTGCGTCCAGCCCAAGCCACCCCTGCGTCACCCGAGGAACCTTGTCCTGGGCTGCCAGCAGGAGCTGGgggtccccattttgcagatgggaaagcTGAGGCTCAAAGAGCAGAGGCAGCTTCGCACAAGTGACCTGAGGTAGGCGCCCTTGCTTAGCGCCCTGAAAAGGAGGCTGCGCGCTCCCAGACCCTCTCTGCCAAGGTCACAGACATGCACACCCACCTGTGTACCCCCAGAGCCACTCCAGCCCAATCCACACCTTCCGCCAGGGCTTCTGGGCTGAGTGCAGGGTGATGGACTGGGTGCATGCCTGCTGAACGTAGACCTCCAGGTGGTCCTGTAGGTTCTGGCCGACTCCTGAGACGGGAGGGTGGGCCTGAGGGCATGGCCACTGCAGGGCCCACTGGCCTCCACACCTGGGCTTGGACAACGTCTCCCCATGCCCAGGTCTGCTGGCTCGGCTCCTGCTCACCGCCAGGCCCCAGGGCACCATTCCCACACTCGTGGCTGAGTCCAGAACTGCCTCCCCTGGTCACTCACTCCTGGGCAGCACCTGCTAAGTGGCGCCCCCATGGGGGCAGGCTGCACGCCAGCAACAGGCCCTGCCTGCTGAGCTTTGCTAACTGCCCACGGCCAGGTAGACTGGCAGCCCCACCTCTCCCCTggcctggggaaggagggagacaggCTGTATAGTGCTGGGCAGACCCTCCACCAGCTCAGCCAGTTCAAGGGGATGCCAAGGAGATGCCATGGCTCAGCATGTCTGCAAAGCTCTCATGAGGAGTCCTCGGTGCAGAAGGCCTGGAAAGGCCCTAGGAGCTTGGGCTATGAGAGGCGGCCCGAGGGCCAGGCCCTGAAGGACTTCTAAGACAGTTAGAAGCTTTAGGCCTGAGAGAATTGTTTTTGCACCGGAAGAAGGCTCTGGAGCTCTGAGCTGACATCTTTAACACCAGGGCAGCCATGAGTCCTGAGGATGAAAGCACAAGGGCCTGGACCCCTCTGGCCACAGAGCTGCCCTGGTGACCTGCGGAGCCCGGCCCAGCTGGCTGTGCAGGGGGATGCTCCCCACCGGAGGGGCCAGGCCCCCCAGCAGGACAGCatagctggagaagggagggaagtgCCACGAAGACTCGGGGGCCCGGGGGAAGGAGGCAGTGGGGCAAGGGGCTCATGGGAAGAATGGGGCCGTTCCAAGGGACTGACTCCCgtccccgcccccccacccccagcctgtgcCAACAGCACAGCACACTGTCTGGGGCAGCAGGGACACCCACGGGGGCCGTGGAGAAGGGGGCTCACCGGGGAGGTGGCACACCACCGGGATGCCCAGGCCCGTGAGGTCGTCTGCATTGCCGATGCCTGAGAGCATGAGCAGCTGCGGGGAGTTGATGGCACCCCCACTCAGGATCACGTCTGCGCTGGCATAAgcctgggaggggcagaggggcacaCAGGTCACACTTCCCTTCCCGGAAAGCCAGATGGAACACTGAGAGTGCGGCCGGGGGTGCTGCACCCAGCAGTGGGCAGGAGCCAGCTCCCAGGCCGACGGGGTGTGGCTGTGGAGGGCAGCCGGCAGTGTGGTCCACACTCCGTGCATCCTGCAGTGGCCGACAGCAGTGGCCGTACACACAGGACAACAGAGCTTGAAGTGCGTGGGAAAGCAGCAGTTCACATGAAGCGGGCCGAGGGCTGGATCCCCACGGGATGCAGGCAGTCCTGACGCTGCGGGAAAGATGAGGGACCACATGGCCCGTTGTCCGGGTCTTCCTGTGAAGCTGCCCACGTCTGACAAGGTGGGGAAGGGACACAGTCTGCTCTGCGGCAGGAGGGGCAGGCACAGGCCGCAGGCTCCTCACAGGGGGCGGGACTCATGCAGAGTCCTGGGGACAGTCTTTGAGGCCACTGCTGCCAGCTGCCTCTCCTCCAGTGCGGAAGGGCCAAGAGCCTGACTCCTGCCCGCTGGGCATCACTCCAGGGTCTCTGCCCCCATTCCCGTCATGTGGCTGCTGGGGCCCGAGGTCACTCACCCGGTGGCTCTGGCCGTTCCAGGTGTACTCCACGCCCACCGCACGGGGGCCTTCAAACAGCACCCTGCTCACGAAGGCCCGGGCCTTGGCCGTGAGGTTGGGGCGGCTCAGCGCCGGGTGCAGATACGCACAGGCCGCGCTCCAGCGCTGGCCTGCGGGAGAACAAGGCACTGGCATGGGAAGCTGGAGGGGCTGCAGAAAGGGGGATCCGTCCTTCCCCTGCTGTGCAAACTCCTCCACCAAGTCAGGCTGAGACCACAGACCCTGCCTAACGGAAAGCCCCCAACACACCCCAGCATCCCCAGATGCAGGTGGGAAGCACCCCGCACCCTCAGCAGGATGCCGGAGAGGCCAGGGGCCCTAACCCTGCGGCGCAGGcgggggcctctgtcctctgggagcagggccctgctctgggcctccGTGTGTCCAGCCGTCCCCCGCTGGACAGTGAGAGAGCAGGCTCTCCGTTACCCACACCCCCAGGGGCAGAGGCGCAGAGCGCGCCCAGTGTCACCACCTCCAGGCCCTTTCCCACTGGCTCTGGCGGTCCTCTGCGGCCCCTCACACCTGCCCTGGCGCATCCACCTTCCTGACCGTGACGGGGCAGGAGGGATGTGGCTGGGAGAGAGTCTTCTAAAAAAGGAGGAGCCCGGGGCTGGGAACGGGGCCTTACGCCACCTTTGTGGATGGTCATGTCCATCCAGCCGAAGCCTTCTTGCTGGAAGCCGTTCATGTCCTCCGTGAGGGGGTAGCCGGCCTGCTGTGCCGCCTCCAGGAAGGCCCGGTGCAGCGGGTGGCGGGTCTTGCCCCGGGACACATGCAGTGGGCCTTCGCCTCCGCGGTACCTGCTGGCGCCCAGCTCGTGGCTCTGGGCCTTGCGGAAGTAGGGCAGGCAGTGCTCGTAGTCCCAGCCTGCCGCGCCCTCCCGGTGCCAGCGGTTGTAGTCCTCGGCGTGCCCGCGCACGTACACCATGGCATTGAGGGATGAGGAGCCTCCCCAGACCCGGCCCCGCGGCCAGTAGAGCACGCGGCCATCCAGGCCAGCCTGCGGCTCTGTGTGGTAGCACCAGTTGTACCGGTCATCACACAGGTTGGCCACCAGCGCCGCAGGCATGTGGATCTTCCACAGGAGCCGCTTGCTGCCCGCGTACAGGTCCTTGGGCCCCGCCTCCAGCAGCAGCACACGCCTGTCAGGGTCCTCCGTGAGCCGCCCGGCCAGCACGCAGCCCGCGGAGCCCGCGCCCACCACCACGTGGCTGTACTCGTCCCGGGTCCCGGAGGCCGTGCTGGCCAGGGCACGGATGCCTGGGGGCCGCTGCTGCCCCGGGACTGTCCATGGGCCCGGGCGCCCTCGCCACCAGCCTCTCAAGGCACACCACATGCTGCCGGCCCTGGTCCTCGGATGGGGAGCGGATGATCTGCTCTCCTAGGACGAGAAGAAGGCTTCTGCACTCAGCACGCACACACAGAACCGGCCCAGGCTGAGCGCCCACCGGGGCCTGGCTGGCAGGTCCCTGCCTGGGACAcggggaggaaggagcagaggcGCAAGCGGCAGCAGGACCGCCAGACCCGCACGGGAGCGGCCAGCACAGGGCTGGGCGCAGAGGCTCCTCCCCAGACTTGGGGGGCCCAGAAAGGCTTCTCTGGGACATCTCGGTGGGTAAATACAACACCCTTTTCCTCCTTACTCGTAATCTCTTTAGAATATAACTGTCTAAAGCAGTAAAATACATTGGAGGGTTTATAATAACCCCCTATAATAATATTATTTGCtataatattatttgaaggtaTGTTGTGATAAATTAGATATATTGTAAGCCCCAGAACCACTCAAAAATATAGTCTGAACACCCCAGTCAAAATGCAGAGATTGTCAGAagtgattaaaaaacaagacttaaatatatgctgtctacaaaaaAACAACCCCACTTTAGATATAAACATAGGtaataagaaaatgggaaaaagatacACAACATAAACACTGAACAACAAAGAGAATGACTACATTAGTATCAGACAATGTAGACTTCTCGACAAAAAATATTACCAAGGTTTAGGAGACATTTCAAAATGAACCAATTTTGTAACTTCTGAAAACAAACGTGAGCCCTTTGCTTTTCCGAGCCCCTCAAACAACGGAGCCGTGTGCCCCGGACGTCCAGGCGAACATGCCGGGTCCCTGGGCACCTGCCACGCCCCCGGCCTGGCCCCTCAGGCCTCTGAGCAGCTGCGCAGGGGGCCTGAACTCGTCCTGCCCCCCCACCTCGGGGACCACCCCTCTGTGGGGCTTCCTGCCCAGTCCTGTCCCCCGTCAAGTGCTCTCTGGCTCCCTGCCTCAGCCCAGTCACAGAGCACCCCGTCCACCCGGCTCGGACCTGCGCCCATACCTCACTTGTCATTCTGTGCCACCCTCCGGAACTTATGCTGCTCTGGCCACCGTGAATTTCACATTAGCCAGATGTCAGACCACGTGACCACGACTGCTCACGAGCAGCTGCCTCTGCCGGTGATGCTGTCATTCACCCAGCGGGCACCGAGCTCCAACACGACGGGCCCTGTGCCGACTCCAGGGGCCCCTACAGTAGACATGGTACTTTGTCCCCTCATCAGTGTGTGGTGATGAGCAGGCATTCACCCCGCCTCATCTGTGAGGCTGGAGGTCTTTCAGGGGTCATTATGCAGACATCTCTGCAGCCCCACAGTGATATCCATGTCCTAACCCTCAGGGTAGGCAGGGCAGGGATTTTCTGGCTCCTTCTCTGATAAGAAAAGGGAAGCAAAGGAAATGGGGTTTGGGAGTGTGTGTCTAGGATTCCTGGAGAGCAGGCGCTGGGGGAGGTTTTCCTTCCTGCCGCTCTGGGTGCTGCAatctggagggggtggggggctgctaACTGAACACCCAAATGACAGCAGAATACATGTTATCTCTTAAGTGCGCATTACCAAGATAGACCTTATTCTGAGCCGTAATAAAACTCTCAATGAATGTTGGtgagggaaagcctggacctctCTCCAGACTGGAGGTCTGGCAAGCGACACGGTCTGCACCCCCTCCCCACGCTGACGCTGACATGCGCACTCACCAACTCTGACTTGGTCTGGGCGGCCCCGAGCCCTGGCCACACTCACCTACCCTAGGCGGACAGTGTACCAGGCCTGAAGACATAGACCCAGTTGCCACCAGCCCCCAGAAAGCACACCCTGGCCACCACTGGACCATGGGTGCTGACCCGGTGGTGCAGAGCGTAGCTTCCCTGCAGCCGGTCACTGCTGTGCACCTGAGCCGTGGCTGCACCATGGACTCGGACTTTGAGCCAGTAGCCGCGGGGAGTGGGGGGGGGCGGTTGGGGGAAAACAGCTTCCCCGGAGtttgggcctgggcctggggctaCACCAGGGGTGCAGAGCCAGTCACTGCACACTCCTGGGGAACACACCTGAGCTGCTCTGCACTGTGGGTATGGAACAGGTAGCTTCAGAGGGGGGGCTTTACTGGAGACTGTGCCCTGGCCCACTGCCTCTCCACTAGCGTGTACCCCACTGGTATACACTCAGGAACCCTTCCaactgggcccctctgtctgtgTCCCCCTGCAGTCAGGTCCTGATACCCCTGACACAAGGACACCAATGGCTCATGCTCACAAGTCCTCCAGCCAACCAGCTAGAATGACCAGGTACATGCAGTCCACCCAGGGGACCTTCCCTACACAAGGCCAGCCCTTCAGGACGGAGAGAGAGAGGTGGCCCGTTTGAAAAACTCACAGAATCAagtacagaaagtcaaacaaaatgagcaggcagaggaatgtGCTTGAAACGAAAGAACAtgataaaacttcagaaaaagaactaaaggaaacagAGTTAAGCAATTTACCTGACAGAgttcaaattaatgattataaGCATGCTCACAGGACGAGAGGCGAGTGGACAAGCTCACTGACAACCTCTCTGAAGAGACAGAAAAGACTAAACAGCCCGTCAGAGAGGAATAACacagtaagtgaaatgaaaacacacaccaGAGGGAATCGAAAGCATGCGGACCAAACAGATGGGCGATGCGGAAGGCAGGGCGATGGGAGGCACTTCAGAAGAATTCTAAAAAATGAGGAGAGGTTAAGGGAGCTCTAGGACAGTAGCAATGTccaaatattcacattatagacgttccaggaggagaagagaaaggcatcGAAACcttattagaagaaataatagctgaaactATCCTAATCTTGGAGTCAACAAACATCCAGGTCTTTGAAGCCCAGAGAGccccaaacaaaataaacaccaaCATGCACCATAattaaatgtcaaagatcaaagacagagaatcttaaaagcagcaggaGAAAAGCAACACATTACccccaaaggaaaccccataaggctaacagctgatttttcagcagcaactgtacaggccagaaaggagtggcatgatatagtcaaagtgctgaaagagaaagacCCCCGAGAGAGaccactctacccagcaaggttatcattcagaatgggAGGGAGGtcacagataaacataagttaCAATCATGAGGTCACCatcactaaaccagccttacaaaaATGTCGAAGAGTcttatttaagaggaaaagaaaagaccctaGCCAGAAGTAAGAAAAAGAGGACAGCAAAACTTTCACGGCTAAAAGCAAACATACCAGCAGTGCTAGGATCACTTAAAAGCTGGTATGAAGGTCAAAAGACAAATGGAGTGTCATTGGTTACATCTAAAAATCAGTTAAGGGACTCACTAAATAACAAGGGGTAAAAGAAGACATCgtatatataaaacatggagGAGGGGGAGTAAAAAAATGTAGGGTTCCTAGAATGCATTAGAATTTAAGTGACCGTCAACTTCTCATAGATTGCTGTATGTGTAGGCTGTCACGTAAGAGCCTCATGGTGACCACAGGCTGGAACCCTGCAACGGCTACACAAAACACCGAGAGAAGGGGATGCAAACATCACCCCGAAGAAAGTCGTAATGCCTGAGGGGAGAGCAAGAGGGGAAGAAGAGACCAGAGgtgaacaagaaaaagaactataaaacgtcaacaaaatggcagtaagtatgtaCCTATCAGTAAGTACTTtaactgtaaatggactaaatactcCAATCAGACAACATAGGGTGACTGAacgaataaaaaaaaagagaaaaacaacacccatctatttgctgcctacaagacactcacctcaaacctaaaagACAATcatagactgaaaatgaagggatggagaagatactccatgcaaataggaatgaaaaagaaaaaaaagctggagcAGCAATACTTATATTAGACAaagaaacttcaaaacaaagactgtaacatgagacaaaggaggacattatataatgattaaggacACAATCCAGCAAGGAGatagaacaattataaatatctttgcaccaACAGAGGGGGCACCTGGATATACAAAGCAAATATTCATGAACATAAAGGGAGAGATTGACAGCATTAgagtaatagtaggggactttaataccccacttgTATCAATGGATAAATCATCAGACAGAAAACCAATTAAGAAAACAGTGggtttgaatgacacattagaaaacagaattaacAAATATACATAGAAGGTTAAATCCCGAACagtagaatatacattcttctgaagcacacatggaacattctctagaatagatcacaaGTTAGGTCACTGAGATATATGAGTCATAAGAAACAgacatttggtcattcatatgactaCACGTATATTTCTCAGGTGTATCTGCTCTTCAtccagtttctgaaaacactgcagtcttaaaggtgaaaatgGGTGTCTGGTCATGTTAATGTCAGACTTCTGGACCCCCACCCACgggggcagcagctggaggctgaatcagccagcGGCCAGTGATTGAGTCAGTCATGACTGTGCAGTGGAGCCCTCACAACCCCCCCGGAGGAGCTCACTGCGCTCTGTGCACTGGGACCCTGCTGCTCTGTGGGAGGGAGCTTCACTCGGGGAATCAAAACCCCTCCACGGGCCACGAGCCACGCCCCAGGCTccaggatagaagctcctttggGAACTTGCCGCATGCATCTCTTCATGTGGATGTTAActtatatcctttattaaactggtaaacgtgttTCCCTGAGGTCTgggagccgctctagcaaattaatcaaacctaaatgggaggttgtgggaacctccagtctgtggtCAGAGGCACCTGGGCATTGCCACCGGCGTGGGGAgtcgggggtggagggcagtcctgtaggacGGAGCCCTGAACCTGGGAGTccggtgctgtctctgggcagagagcatcagaactgagttgcgTTCTCAGACACCCGgctggtgtctgagaattgcttggtgtgagTATgtatgggaagaccccctcccacatatttacacacatcgGAATCGGGTCTGGGTTAGCAAATGAAGCtgtactactattactgctgtgtataatccTGTTGCTGTTACATGTAGGGAAGAAATACCCCATTGCATCTGGGGTCAGAGGTGTTACCCTCTGTGCACGAGGGCAGACAAGCAGGGAGGCCTGGCCCGGGCGCTGATGCCGGCACATGGTCAG
The DNA window shown above is from Manis javanica isolate MJ-LG chromosome 3, MJ_LKY, whole genome shotgun sequence and carries:
- the CHDH gene encoding choline dehydrogenase, mitochondrial; translation: MWCALRGWWRGRPGPWTVPGQQRPPGIRALASTASGTRDEYSHVVVGAGSAGCVLAGRLTEDPDRRVLLLEAGPKDLYAGSKRLLWKIHMPAALVANLCDDRYNWCYHTEPQAGLDGRVLYWPRGRVWGGSSSLNAMVYVRGHAEDYNRWHREGAAGWDYEHCLPYFRKAQSHELGASRYRGGEGPLHVSRGKTRHPLHRAFLEAAQQAGYPLTEDMNGFQQEGFGWMDMTIHKGQRWSAACAYLHPALSRPNLTAKARAFVSRVLFEGPRAVGVEYTWNGQSHRAYASADVILSGGAINSPQLLMLSGIGNADDLTGLGIPVVCHLPGVGQNLQDHLEVYVQQACTQSITLHSAQKPWRKVWIGLEWLWGYTGDGATAHLETGGFIRSQPGIPHPDIQFHFLPSQVIDHGRVPTQQEAFQVHVGTMRGTSVGWLKLRSANPRDHPVIQPNYLSTGNDIEDFRRCVRLTREIFAQKALAPFRGKELQPGSHIQSDKEIDAFVRAKADSAYHPSCTCKMGQPSDPTAVVDPQTRVLGVENLRVVDASIMPSVVSGNLNAPTIMIAEKAADIIKGQPALWDKDIPVHKPRTLATQR